One region of Eriocheir sinensis breed Jianghai 21 chromosome 36, ASM2467909v1, whole genome shotgun sequence genomic DNA includes:
- the LOC127007898 gene encoding glycylpeptide N-tetradecanoyltransferase 2-like, translating into MAATDKQEGVGGAQGRRSKPKKKKKTNKAKKDKPDGGVAVVNGESEPSTSGITKAVTAATDSVGAGEEQVLPHTPIGIPQVEQYMRKMQLQEQKEFLFWNTQPVPKISEDIGEDVNEAIESEKAISDIKQEPYNLPDGFFWDTLDLQNPEVLQDLYHLLNENYVEDDDNMFRFDYSQEFLRWALMPPGWKHPWHVGVRVSKSNRLVGFISAIPAKIRIFNHQQEMVEINFLCVHKKLRSKRLAPVLIKEITRRVNLTGIFQAVYTAGVLLPRPMASCRYWHRSLNPKKLIEVKFSHLGKNMTMQRTLKLYRLPSDTATRGFRRLQPEDVDSCHRLLANYLKRFDLAPVFSREQFLHWFLPQDKIIDSYVVETGGKVTDFVSYYTLPSTVMHHPTYKSLKAAYSFYNVSSTTPWKVLMKDALITAKNADYDVFNALDLMENSKFLEELKFGQGDGNLQYYLYNWRCPKMSPEKVGLVLQ; encoded by the exons ATGGCGGCCACCGACAAGCAGGAGGGTGTCGGCGGCGcccaggggaggaggagcaagcc aaaaaaaaagaagaagaccaaTAAAGCCAAAAAAGACAAGCCTGATGGCGGAGTGGCGGTGGTCAACGGGGAGTCTGAACCCAGCACAAGTGGCATCACCAAG GCTGTCACAGCCGCCACGGATAGTGTTGGAGCTGGCGAGGAGCAGGTCCTCCCGCACACGCCCATCGGCATACCGCAGGTGGAGCAGTACATGAGGAAGATGCAGCTGCAGGAACAGAAGGAGTTCCTCTTCTGGAACACTCAACCAGTTCCAAAGATCA GTGAAGACATCGGTGAAGATGTGAATGAGGCCATTGAGTCTGAGAAGGCCATTTCAGACATCAAGCAAGAGCCGTACAACCTCCCCGATGGCTTCTTCTGGGACACACTAGACCTACAAAACCCTGAGGTG CTGCAGGACCTGTATCACCTTCTGAACGAGAACTACGTTGAAGATGACGACAATATGTTCAG ATTTGACTACAGCCAAGAGTTCCTGCGGTGGGCCCTCATGCCGCCCGGATGGAAACACCCGTGGCATGTTGGCGTGCGCGTCTCCAAAAGCAACAGACTAGTCGGCTTCATATCCGCCATCCCCGCCAAGATTAGGATATTCAACCA tcaACAAGAAATGGTTGAAATAAACTTCTTGTGTGTGCACAAAAAGTTGAGGTCCAAACGTCTGGCGCCAGTCCTAATCAAGGAGATCACTAGAAGAGTCAATCTCACAGGTATCTTTCAG GCGGTGTACACAGCTGGGGTGCTGCTGCCCCGACCCATGGCCTCATGCCGCTACTGGCATCGCTCCCTCAACCCAAAGAAGCTGATAGAGGTGAAGTTCTCTCATCTGGGCAAGAACATGACCATGCAGCGCACCCTCAAGCTGTACCGCCTGCCCTCTGACACGGCCACGCGGGGGTTCAGGCGCCTCCAGCCTGAGGACGTGGACTCGTGCCACCGGCTGCTGGCCAACTACCTCAAGAGGTTTGACTTGGCACCAGTGTTCAGCAGAGAGCAGTTTCTTCACTGGTTCCTCCCTCAGGACAAGATCATTGACAGCTACGTGGTGGAGACAGGTGGCAAGGTGACAG ATTTTGTGAGTTACTACACCCTGCCGTCCACGGTGATGCACCACCCCACCTACAAGAGCCTGAAGGCCGCCTACTCCTTCTATAACGTGTCCTCAACAACCCCGTGGAAGGTCCTCATGAAGGATGCGCTCATCACTGCCAAGAAT GCTGACTATGATGTCTTCAACGCTCTTGACTTGATGGAGAACTCAAAGTTTTTGGAGGAGTTAAAGTTTGGACAAGGTGATGGCAACTTACAGTATTACCTCTACAACTGGAGGTGTCCCAAAATGTCTCCAGAAAAG GTTGGACTAGTGTTACAATAA